TGATCCTCACCGAGTACCGTGACGGCGCGGTCGTACTCCTCGAACTTCCACTCGTGGTGAGCCAGGTCGCGGGTCGCGTACAGCGAGGTACCATCCGACCGCAGGAAGACGAGATTCTTGTCGATGCCCTGGTCCTCGAGGTCGAGCTGCCAGGCGTCCTCCTCGTAGACGGCCTCGTCGAGTTCTTTCAGGCGCGCGACGAGGTCGTCGGTGTCGCCGTTGCGCATGAACCGCGTCTCCTTGACGAACTCGTCGAACTCGGCGGGAAGGCGCTCGAGACAGCCCTTCATCCCCGAGAGCACCTGATCGACGACCTCGCTGACGCGTTCGTAGGCCGACTCGTCACCGGCCTCGAGCCCCTGCATGATCGACTCGATTTCGGCTTCGGCGGCCTCGCGGTCGGCCTCCGAGGCGTTCTCGAGGTAGGCGTTGCCCTTCCGGTAGTAGCGCACGAGATCGTACTCGATGCGGTCGCGTTCCGGCTCACCGTCGAGATCCTCTTCGTCGAAGGTCTCGTAGGCCCACGTGAAGACGGCCATCTGCCGACCCGCGTCGTTGACGTAGTAGTGGCGGTCGACATCGTAGCCGGCGATATCGAGCAGATTCGCGACGGCGTCGCCAATGATCGGGTTTCGCGCGCGGCCGACGTGAACCGGCCCCGTCGGGTTCGCGCTGGTGTGCTCAACGACGACGCTCTCCTCGCGGTCGGAGAGCGCGCCGTAGGACTCGTCCGTGCCGGCCGTTAGCGTCTCGGCGAAGTAGGCGTCGCTCGGCAGGAAGTTGAGATACGGGCCCTGCGTCTGGATCTCGGCGACGTAGGTCAGCTCGTCGGCGTCGATCACGTCGGCAATCTGGCCGGCGACCTGCGGCGGCGGCGCGCCGGCCTCGCTGGCGAGTCGGAATGCCACGCTCGAGGCGAGCACGCTCTCGACGTCTTCCGGCGGTTCTTCGATCCCGAGGTCGTCAGTCGGGAACTCGAGTTCGGAGAGCGCCCCCTCGAGGGCGGCCTCGACCTCCACGCGTAAAGAGAGGAACATACCCGCTCGTATTCAGGGCTCGAGTAAAGGAATGTCGGGTTTCGCTCGCGTCGCGGGATCGTTCGTCTCCGTTTCGAGATGGACCGTCTCCGTTTCGAGGTCGCTCGTCACTCGCTTGCTGGATCGCCGGTCACTCCGTCCTCGATCCGTCGAACGAGAGTTCGGCGGGGAGTTCGGGCTCCGGTTTGGTCCCGTCGGTCACGAGTTCGGCCTGTACCTTCTCGATCAGCAGATCGACTGCCATCCGGTTCGCGCCCTCGGGAATAATAACGTCCGCGTTCTTCTTTGTCGGTTCGACGAACTGCTCGTGCATCGGTTTGACCGTCCCGAGATACTGTTCGATTACACCCTCCAGATCTCGCCCGCGATCGATGACGTCGCGTTCGATCCGTCGCAGAATCCGGACGTCCGCGTCGGTCATTACGTACACCCGCAGATCGAGCATCTCGAGGATGTCGTCGTCGTACAGCGAGAGAATGCCCTCGAGGACGATCACGTCGGTCGGCTCGACCGTGACGCGCTCGTCCTTGCGGTTGTGGATCTCGAAGTCGTACTGGGGCATCTCGACCGCCTGACCCATGAGCAGGCTGTTGAGGTGCTCCTGTAGGAGTTCCCACTCGAAGGCCGAGGGGTGATCGTAGTTGATGTCCGCTCGCTCTTCGAAGGCGAGATGCGAGAGGTCCTGATAGTAGTTGTCGAGCGGGATACGGGTGACCGCTTCGCCGACCGTTTCGGCGACGGTCCGCGAGACGGTCGTCTTCCCGGCCCCCGTCCCGCCGGCGATCCCGATGACGAACGACGGTATGCTCATCGTCCGATGCTGGGTCGGATCGCTATTGAATCCCCTGATCTCGAGTCGAGTCGGCTGAGACAGTGTCTTTTCGATGACACACTGCAGCCTCGCGCGATCGCTACCGAATCACGCCACAGCTTCGCTAACCGTCACTCGAACCACACCGCAGCGTTGCGAAACCG
Above is a window of Natronorubrum tibetense GA33 DNA encoding:
- the argS gene encoding arginine--tRNA ligase — translated: MFLSLRVEVEAALEGALSELEFPTDDLGIEEPPEDVESVLASSVAFRLASEAGAPPPQVAGQIADVIDADELTYVAEIQTQGPYLNFLPSDAYFAETLTAGTDESYGALSDREESVVVEHTSANPTGPVHVGRARNPIIGDAVANLLDIAGYDVDRHYYVNDAGRQMAVFTWAYETFDEEDLDGEPERDRIEYDLVRYYRKGNAYLENASEADREAAEAEIESIMQGLEAGDESAYERVSEVVDQVLSGMKGCLERLPAEFDEFVKETRFMRNGDTDDLVARLKELDEAVYEEDAWQLDLEDQGIDKNLVFLRSDGTSLYATRDLAHHEWKFEEYDRAVTVLGEDHKLQARQLKTTLELLDNDTSDLRQVLYSYVNLPEGKMSTRRGTGVDLDDLLDEAIDRARQEVEDRLDDRIRDDDLDEDDIERIAHQVGIGAVRYDIVSKQPTKAITFEWEQALDFEAQSAPYVQYVHARCCGILEEAGLDPETGLATQDIELESLEADLLATEAERDLLETIARFPAVVDEAADDLEPHQIATYTRTFADRFNGFYRECPVLADDVDPEIREARLALVAASKHTVANALSILGVEPPRSM
- the udk gene encoding uridine kinase is translated as MSIPSFVIGIAGGTGAGKTTVSRTVAETVGEAVTRIPLDNYYQDLSHLAFEERADINYDHPSAFEWELLQEHLNSLLMGQAVEMPQYDFEIHNRKDERVTVEPTDVIVLEGILSLYDDDILEMLDLRVYVMTDADVRILRRIERDVIDRGRDLEGVIEQYLGTVKPMHEQFVEPTKKNADVIIPEGANRMAVDLLIEKVQAELVTDGTKPEPELPAELSFDGSRTE